In Streptomyces sp. NBC_00341, the DNA window GACCGCCCTGAATGAGTGCTCTCGCGTATGCCTCCGTCTGGAACACGCCGGGTACATAGAGCATCTGAATAGTGCGGATGTATATGGCGTGATGCTCCAGCTCGGCCAGGTCCAGGAATCCGGGTGAAAGTATGCCCCGGTACTCCTCCCACCAGCCCTTGGTGCGCTCCTCGGCCATACTCGCGAGTGCGTCCACCAGATGTTTCGTACCGGCCGAGTAATGAGCGGCGAGGCGACGGACGCGCTGGTCGCTCACGCCGTAGCGACCGGATTCGATGTGGCTGATCTGCGCGCGTTCGCCGCCCAGGAACGCGGCGGCCTCGCTCCCGGACATTCCGGCGCGCTCGCGCAGCTTGCGAAGCTCCGCGCCCAATCGCTTCTGCCTGGCGGTCGGGTAGCTCCTTGGTGGCATCGGCCCTCCCCTTCGTGCGGATAAGAGTGTGCCGCGCCACTGTGCCGCTGGTCCACTCGTATGGGTGTTACGACCGTCCCACTGTTGCGCCGTCCCAATGTTGCGCCCTAATGTCCTGGCGTATCGACCGGAAACGGTTCGGCGCTCCGAAGTGCAGCCACCCGTAGGCGAGTTCACCTTGCCCGGGATGCGGCCGATGCCACGGTTCACCGGAACGGTCCGGCGACGTACCGGAGACCCGCACCCGTAGGGAGACCGCGCCATGACCCCCGTAACCGTTCCGCCCCCGCCCGCCCCGTACCTCCCGCAGCGCGGCGAGCGATACCGGCTCGTCGCGCCGAACAGCCCCACCGCACCCCGGGTCGCGCGGGACTTCGTGGGCACGCTGCTGCGGGCCACCGAGCACCCAAGGCTGGTCGACGACGCCCGGTTGTGCGTGAGCGAGGTGGTGTCCAACGCGCACTGCCATACGCGGTCCGCCCGCATCCGGGTCGATGTGACGGTGAACCGGCGTCAGGTCATGGTCTACGTGACCGACGGCGAGCCCGGCCGGCTGCCGAGGCCGGGCGCCGCGCCGCACGCGGAGAGCGGGCGCGGGCTCGTCATCGTGGAGAGCCTGACGGACCGGTGGGGGACCACGACGCGCGGCGGGCGGGTACGGAACGCCAAGACGGTCTGGTTCGTCCTCGTTGAACCGGCTGGGGCCCCGGGGCCATCGCGATTCGCTGGCTGAGACCGGACCGGTCAGAGCAGATGCAAGCGGTTCCCGATGGGAATGTTCGCAGTGGTGGGCTAAGAACGGTATCGGCAGGGACAACCTGAAATGGCGTGGGGTGGGGCTATGACGAGTGGGGCAGCGGGAGCGAGGTCGGCGCTGCGGCGTGCCCGCTTAGCTCGCAATCTGACGTTGGAGGAGGCGGCGGAGCAGCTCAACGCGGTCACAGGCGGTGCAACCGATGCGAGTCTGCTCAGTGCCTGGGAGTCGGGCCGAAGGCGCACCGGGATCAAGAACCGGGCGGGATTGTGCGAGTTGTACGGCCAGTCGTCGGAGGTTCTCTTCACTCATCAGGACGGTCTCGGCAGCATCAGTGTTCTGGAGGCGTCGGGTACCGATGTCGTCGTCCGAGTGCTGACCAGATACACCGATCTCATCGCGGCCATGGTCGATGTGGTGGCTGGAGCGCGGGAGAGGCTCGTGGTGACGGGCAGTCGCAGCCGGGAGGGGGCGTATTTGGCGGCTATCGAGAGGGTGGTGGCCGAGCAGGCCGATCTGGTGCATTACCGGGTGCTCTACGGTCCGCCGCGTCATCGGGCTCTTTCCGAGCACTTGGTGCGGTTGTTGGAGCTGCGTGATCCGTTGGAGCGCCGTAACGGAGTCAAGACGCTGCATATCGGTCTGGTGGAGCCGCTGTCGGCGATGGAACGCTTTTTCGTGGCCTCCGAGAGCGAGGCCGTAGTGCCGCTGCCGAGCTTCCATGGTGCTGAAGGCTTCGACTGCGGGGTCCTGCTGGGCCGCGAGGCGGCGGTGGGGTTGGTCCAGCATGCCCGAGAGGCCTGCGCGTCTGCCCGGCTGGTGGAGACGATGGAGGCTGTGCGAGCACTGCCTTTGCGGCAGGCCGAATGCTGAGGCGAGGAGAAGTATGAGGAACAACTTGGTCGCCGAAGCTGCTGAACAGGCTTCTTCGGTCGTCGACTTGGCCCAGGAGTTGATTCGGCGGCCGAGCCGTGGCGGCATCGACGATTACGCTCCCGTCCTGGCCGTTCTGGAGTCCTGGCTGACGGGGCGTTCGCTGCCGCACCGGCGCCTGCACGACGAGCACGGTCAGCTCGTCGGCCTGCTCGTGGAGATCGCCGGTGGCCGGTCCGGCCGGTGGTGGGCCCTGGACGCCTGCGTCGACACCGCGCCGTTCGGAGATGAGGGCGCGTGGTCGTTCCCGCCCACGATCGGTGACGTAGCCGGCCAGTGGTTGAGGGGCAGAGGGGCGGCCGACTCGAAGCTGGCTGCCTCCGCGTTCTGTCACATCGCCGCCGACCTGCATCGCGATGCCAGCAGGTTGAAGGGGGGCCTGGCGGTGCTGCTCGATGTCGATGAGCACACGGGTGGCTTCGGCGGTGCTCGCGCTTACCTCGCCGATCCCAGCGCTGAGCGCCCGGCCGGGGTGATGATCGGCTACCCCGGCTTGGACGAGGTCGTCGTCGGCGGGCGCGGGCTATGGCGGGCGGTGATCGCAGTGCACGCCCCCGCCGGGCACTCCGGGTCCAGACGCCTGGTGGTCAGTGCGATCTCTCGCGCCGCCCGCCTGGTTCAGCTGCTGGAGGAGGCAGACCTACCGGCCGCCCCGGGCGACGGGTCGGGTTTTCCGTTGTCGGCCAAGCTGAGCGTGACCGCTATCCGGGGTGGTGAGGGCTTCTCCGTCACCGCGGACCGGTGTGAGCTGAACGTGGACGTGCGTACGACTCCCGGTTTCGATGCCGAGGCCGCTGAGACGCTGGTCCGCAAGGCCGCCGCCGGACTTGATGCCGAGTTCCCCGGGCCGGCGCCCACTGTGGTGACGCCGGTGGCCTGCTGGCCTCCCTTCCAGCTGCAGCCCGACGAGCAGCCCGTTGCCGCGTTGATGGCTGCGGCGAACGTGATGGGGCTGGCGGTGCGGGCGAAGGTCGCCGGCCCCTCGAACATTGGCAACCTGCTGGCCGGGCATGGTGACGGGATCCCGGCCACCGCCGGTTTCGGCGTGCCCTACGAGGGCCTGCACGGCATCGACGAACGAGCCAGCCTTGCCGAACTGCCCCAGGTGTACGCGGTCTACCGCCAAGCCGTCCTCGATCTCCTGGGTGCCCCCTGAGCTGCCTGGACACCAGCAGAGTTCCAGTTCGGTCCCACCCTTGAGTTCTACGAAGTCCCCAACTGCAGATCTGTCGGCCCGTGCAGGCGGGCGGTGTCATAGAAGTAGTCCAGCAGCCGCCCAGGCGCCAGTGCCCAGGTGGCAGAGACACCTGCCGAGAAGGGGAATCCGATGGACGGACTGTTCAGCACCGACCTGGCCACAGCCGAGGAACCGCTGGTCGTGGAGATCGGCGACGCCGCGACCTTGACCGAGGGACAGGGCCAGGGCAGCAGCGAGGACAAGCGTCGCGCATACAACTGATGCGCCATGCGGGGGTGGTGAGCCCGGTCGCGGGCGGCGCCACCCCCTGTTCCCGTCCTTGTCTGTCCGCTTCGCCCGGAGGATGCCGTGATCTTCGGAGGATTCAGCACACCGATTGGCACCGGCCCGCTGCCGACCGGGTCCCAGCCCGTATCCGCCGGCGTGAGGACCTGGTGCGTACAGGGTCTCGGTGTCTCCGCCCGCGTGGTCGGCGCCACGACAGGGCGCCGGCGCATCATCGTCCTCGGCCTTTGCGGCGCCTCGCGCGCAGACCTGGACGGCCTCCTCGACCATCCCCTTCCCGACGACGTGGCCTGGCGTTGGCCCGGGGCCTACGCGGTCGTCGAAGAACGTGAGGACGCCGTCCTGATCCACACCGACCCGGCCTCGGCGTATCCCGTATACGCCATTCGTTTTCACGAGGGCTGGGCGTGGTGTACCTCAAGCCGCCTTCTCGCAGCATTGCAAGGAGCGGGTGTCGACCCGAGGCGGCTGGTGTCCTCGATCCTGCTGCCCTCGGTGCCCGCCCTGGCCGGGGAGCACACCTTCTTCAGTGGCGTGAAGCAGTTGCCGCCGGGCAGCCGGATCAAACTGCCGGCTGATATGCGGCCGTTCGGCTGCACCGTGACCTGGCATCCGGCTCCGGTGTCCGGGCTGCCCGCACCGCATCGGCTGCGTGAGGTCCTGGCTGCCGCCGTGTCGCTGCGCGTAACGGCCGACCCGGATCTGTCCTGCGATCTGTCCGGCGGTCTCGATTCCACCTCGATCGCCGTCCTGGCCGCGCAGGCCCTGCCGGTCGGCAAGCAGCTTCCTGCTGTCACAATCCATCCGGACGGCGACCTTGAGGGTGCCGATCTGCGCTATGCGCGTCTGACCGCCGTGGCCAACGAGGACCGTATGGTTCACTTCCAACTGCCGCTGGGGACCGAGCATCTTCCCTACACCGCGATCACTGCGGTGCCGGCCACCGACGAGCCGGTGCCGTCCACTCTGACCAGGGCCCGGCTCATCGGCCAGATGCGGTGGATGCGTACGCATCTGGGCGCGCGTACGCACCTGACCGGTGACGGCGGCGACAGCGTCCTGTTCCAGCCGCCGCTCCACCTTGCCGACCTGATCCGTCACCGCCGATGGCGGCAGGCGGCCGGCGAGGCCTTCGGCTGGGCGCGGCTGAGGCACGACACTCCGCTCTCGCTGTTGCGTGACGCCCACCGGGCGGCCTGTCTCACCCGGCATGAAGCCCTGCGGCAGCTAGCCCAGGATGTTGGATCACCTGACCGGCACGACCAAGGTCAAGCGTGCTGGTTCCCGCTCGTCCCGTTTCCCTCCTGGGCCACCTCAGCCGCGCGGAATCTCCTGGCTGACGCAGCCGACGAGGCGGCCCGAGCGGAGGACCTGCTGCCGGGACTGGACAGCTCCATCCGCGCCCTGGCGGACGAGGTCCGTGAGATCGCTCGTAGTGCTACCGCCGACGCTGCCCTGGCCGCATCCTGCGGCGTCAGTCTGCATAACCCCTTCCTCGACCCACAGGTGGTGACCGCGATGCTGACGGTGCCGCTGGAACAGCGTCCCGCCATCCATTCCTACAAGCCGGTACTTCGCGCCGCGATGACGGGCCTGCTCCCCGACACGGTTGCGGCGCGCGACACCAAGGGCACCTTCGAAGCCGACCATTTCACCGGGATGCGCGCCAACCTCCCTGATCTCCTGGACCTGGCGGACGGCCACCTCGCCGAGCTCGGCCTCATCGACCCAGGCCGCTTCCGCACCAAACTCCGAGAGGCCGCCGCCGGCATCCCGGCACCGCTGGCATCGATCGAGCAGGCACTGACTGCCGAGGCATGGCTCCGCGCACACCACCGGACCCCCCTCTCCGCCTGGGACCACTCCGTCAAGGCGCACCATGACTGACATCCCGCT includes these proteins:
- a CDS encoding ATP-binding protein; this encodes MTPVTVPPPPAPYLPQRGERYRLVAPNSPTAPRVARDFVGTLLRATEHPRLVDDARLCVSEVVSNAHCHTRSARIRVDVTVNRRQVMVYVTDGEPGRLPRPGAAPHAESGRGLVIVESLTDRWGTTTRGGRVRNAKTVWFVLVEPAGAPGPSRFAG
- a CDS encoding XRE family transcriptional regulator, encoding MEEAAEQLNAVTGGATDASLLSAWESGRRRTGIKNRAGLCELYGQSSEVLFTHQDGLGSISVLEASGTDVVVRVLTRYTDLIAAMVDVVAGARERLVVTGSRSREGAYLAAIERVVAEQADLVHYRVLYGPPRHRALSEHLVRLLELRDPLERRNGVKTLHIGLVEPLSAMERFFVASESEAVVPLPSFHGAEGFDCGVLLGREAAVGLVQHAREACASARLVETMEAVRALPLRQAEC
- a CDS encoding M20 family metallopeptidase produces the protein MRNNLVAEAAEQASSVVDLAQELIRRPSRGGIDDYAPVLAVLESWLTGRSLPHRRLHDEHGQLVGLLVEIAGGRSGRWWALDACVDTAPFGDEGAWSFPPTIGDVAGQWLRGRGAADSKLAASAFCHIAADLHRDASRLKGGLAVLLDVDEHTGGFGGARAYLADPSAERPAGVMIGYPGLDEVVVGGRGLWRAVIAVHAPAGHSGSRRLVVSAISRAARLVQLLEEADLPAAPGDGSGFPLSAKLSVTAIRGGEGFSVTADRCELNVDVRTTPGFDAEAAETLVRKAAAGLDAEFPGPAPTVVTPVACWPPFQLQPDEQPVAALMAAANVMGLAVRAKVAGPSNIGNLLAGHGDGIPATAGFGVPYEGLHGIDERASLAELPQVYAVYRQAVLDLLGAP
- a CDS encoding albusnodin family lasso peptide, whose translation is MAETPAEKGNPMDGLFSTDLATAEEPLVVEIGDAATLTEGQGQGSSEDKRRAYN
- a CDS encoding albusnodin/ikarugamycin family macrolactam cyclase; amino-acid sequence: MIFGGFSTPIGTGPLPTGSQPVSAGVRTWCVQGLGVSARVVGATTGRRRIIVLGLCGASRADLDGLLDHPLPDDVAWRWPGAYAVVEEREDAVLIHTDPASAYPVYAIRFHEGWAWCTSSRLLAALQGAGVDPRRLVSSILLPSVPALAGEHTFFSGVKQLPPGSRIKLPADMRPFGCTVTWHPAPVSGLPAPHRLREVLAAAVSLRVTADPDLSCDLSGGLDSTSIAVLAAQALPVGKQLPAVTIHPDGDLEGADLRYARLTAVANEDRMVHFQLPLGTEHLPYTAITAVPATDEPVPSTLTRARLIGQMRWMRTHLGARTHLTGDGGDSVLFQPPLHLADLIRHRRWRQAAGEAFGWARLRHDTPLSLLRDAHRAACLTRHEALRQLAQDVGSPDRHDQGQACWFPLVPFPSWATSAARNLLADAADEAARAEDLLPGLDSSIRALADEVREIARSATADAALAASCGVSLHNPFLDPQVVTAMLTVPLEQRPAIHSYKPVLRAAMTGLLPDTVAARDTKGTFEADHFTGMRANLPDLLDLADGHLAELGLIDPGRFRTKLREAAAGIPAPLASIEQALTAEAWLRAHHRTPLSAWDHSVKAHHD